The Devosia sp. MC521 genome has a segment encoding these proteins:
- a CDS encoding PAS domain-containing sensor histidine kinase produces MRSSEVSGAGALGFRAGQLKAKDKRTARFGNRSVALTAFAAAALFIVYDANTLLTNGADGIDAIGALVAAELAAPAPDVIASVANASMMTASPPPDALTATPDTAVLTEIVGHGAIALGLAGLASFFATRRRRDEDVSEIEAPVGSYESLCSAIPMGLACWTGTGEMIVCNAEYRAHLDHTSGQLRYKEAVNALIDGGHMNTVSDDDNGRLLELYRGDGTCLLIDERPLDDGGFMTLVSDITERKRTEAMLETIRHEQRLLARKYHEEKLKAEAASRAKTNFLAHLSHDIRTPLNHIIGFADLMQMQISGPLGDERYVEYSRTIKNSGEILLNSFAAILDLAELEGGQKALRHDPVLLDEVVQSVVARFKPQTQRAGIHFIVGPHTGAVLRGDRLGLTRMLGNIMDNAVRFTKTGGQITLATFAADDGVVIEISDTGIGMSEERLSTLSQPFAMGDATFTRTSGPGLGISIARAIAELSGGHIAIDSSPSLGTTVAISLPLDAAAAQLAA; encoded by the coding sequence ATGCGGTCGTCGGAGGTATCCGGCGCCGGCGCGCTTGGATTCCGCGCTGGCCAACTCAAAGCGAAGGATAAGCGTACTGCCCGCTTTGGCAATCGCTCGGTTGCATTGACCGCTTTTGCTGCTGCAGCTCTTTTCATCGTCTATGACGCAAATACGCTCCTCACCAACGGTGCTGACGGCATTGATGCCATCGGCGCATTGGTTGCCGCTGAGCTTGCTGCTCCAGCGCCCGATGTTATCGCCAGCGTCGCCAATGCAAGCATGATGACAGCATCGCCGCCGCCCGATGCGCTGACCGCAACTCCGGACACCGCGGTGCTTACCGAGATTGTCGGACACGGCGCGATTGCGCTTGGCCTTGCCGGGCTTGCGAGCTTTTTCGCAACGCGCCGACGCCGCGACGAAGATGTTTCTGAGATCGAAGCGCCCGTGGGCAGCTACGAGAGCCTATGCTCGGCAATTCCAATGGGACTTGCCTGCTGGACTGGCACTGGCGAGATGATCGTTTGCAACGCCGAATATCGCGCCCACCTCGACCACACTTCGGGCCAGCTGCGCTACAAAGAGGCCGTCAACGCGTTGATTGATGGCGGGCATATGAACACCGTCAGTGACGATGACAACGGCCGCCTGCTGGAACTCTACCGAGGCGATGGTACCTGCTTGCTGATTGACGAACGTCCGCTCGACGATGGTGGGTTTATGACGCTTGTCAGCGACATTACCGAACGCAAGCGCACCGAAGCCATGTTGGAAACCATCCGACATGAGCAACGCCTGCTGGCGCGCAAGTATCACGAGGAAAAGCTCAAGGCGGAAGCGGCGAGCCGGGCGAAGACCAATTTCCTCGCCCATCTTAGCCACGACATTCGCACTCCGCTCAATCACATCATCGGTTTTGCCGATTTGATGCAGATGCAGATTTCCGGACCGCTCGGGGACGAGCGTTACGTCGAATATTCCCGCACCATCAAGAATTCCGGCGAGATCCTGCTGAACTCCTTCGCCGCTATTCTTGATCTGGCCGAGCTTGAGGGCGGGCAAAAGGCGCTGCGACATGATCCGGTGCTGCTCGACGAAGTTGTGCAGTCCGTTGTGGCGCGGTTCAAGCCGCAGACGCAGCGCGCGGGCATCCATTTTATCGTTGGCCCGCATACGGGCGCTGTTCTGCGCGGCGACCGTCTGGGTCTTACCCGTATGCTCGGCAATATCATGGACAATGCTGTTCGCTTCACCAAGACCGGTGGGCAGATCACATTGGCGACGTTTGCTGCCGACGATGGCGTTGTCATCGAGATCAGCGACACCGGCATTGGCATGAGCGAAGAGCGGCTTTCAACGCTCAGCCAGCCTTTTGCAATGGGCGACGCCACCTTCACCCGCACCAGCGGGCCAGGCTTGGGCATTTCAATCGCCCGCGCCATTGCCGAACTCTCTGGCGGCCATATCGCGATCGACTCGAGCCCATCGCTGGGTACGACCGTCGCGATCTCGCTGCCGCTCGACGCGGCAGCGGCACAACTCGCCGCTTAG
- the pepN gene encoding aminopeptidase N produces MRTDSDHTIYLKDYAATPYRIVSVDLDFYITEENTRVRSQLTIEPRDGTEPGTSLVLDGDELVLKSIAIDGAPLALSAYLAEPNKLTVVEPPNRRFVLEVETSLKPAENTKLMGLYRSSGTWCTQCEPEGFRRITYYYDRPDILAPFKVRITAPLSVAPVLLSNGNLIDKGIAGDNMHFAVWQDPFPKPAYLFALVAGDLGSIHDSFTTMSGRKVELGIYCAHGKESECDYAMDSLKRSMVWDEKRFGREYDLDIFNIVAVSDFNFGAMENKGLNIFNDRLVFAKPETATDGNYHGIERVIAHEYFHNWTGNRITCRDWFQLCLKEGFTVYRDQEFTSDERSRPVQRIHDVQNLRASQFPEDAGPLAHPPLPDSFREINNFYTTTVYEKGAEVVRMLATLLGEEGFRKASDLYFDRHDGEATTIEAFLKVFEDASGRDLSQFAIWYHEAGTPKVSVSDSYDAASQTYTLTLSQTIEPTPGQPTKQDRVIPVRFGLLGPNGSEMTWTAVSGGVVEDDLIVLDKGEMTLTFTGVANKPVPSLFRGFSAPVKVESNLSQNDLLFLAQHDRDPFNRWDAVQTATTKLMVDAVAGKAWTESAISKLGAALVDTLENGNLDDAFKAQALEIPGTGGILRAIGKGVNPEVVRDVRNSLLRELIAPIADTLEKHYHALASDAPYSPDAKPAGRRSLRNQLLVLLVGGSDRGAALAKAQYDSAANMTDRYAALSYASAYNTADAQAILGDFRTRFTADPLVLDKWLMATAMSSDDGVVERIKAIMTDPEFPKTNPNRVRSLVASFAMSNLVQFTRLDGSGFRVVTDTVAEMDKINPQVASRILTGFRILPNLEARRQALGRSALESLRAQPNLSRNVSEILDRILAG; encoded by the coding sequence ATGCGCACCGATAGTGATCACACGATTTATCTCAAGGACTATGCAGCGACCCCGTACCGGATCGTGTCAGTAGACCTCGATTTCTATATCACCGAGGAGAATACGCGCGTCCGCTCGCAGCTCACCATTGAACCGCGCGACGGCACCGAACCGGGCACTTCGCTGGTGTTGGATGGCGACGAGCTGGTGCTGAAATCCATCGCTATCGATGGCGCGCCTTTGGCGCTTTCAGCCTATCTGGCGGAACCGAATAAGCTGACGGTCGTCGAGCCGCCAAACCGCCGCTTCGTGCTGGAAGTTGAGACGAGCCTCAAGCCCGCTGAGAACACAAAGCTAATGGGTCTGTATCGCTCCAGCGGCACTTGGTGCACCCAATGCGAGCCCGAAGGCTTCCGCCGCATCACCTATTACTACGACCGCCCCGATATTCTCGCGCCGTTCAAGGTACGGATCACGGCGCCGCTCTCGGTCGCGCCGGTCTTGCTGTCGAACGGCAACCTCATCGATAAGGGGATTGCGGGCGACAATATGCATTTTGCCGTCTGGCAGGACCCGTTCCCGAAGCCGGCGTATTTGTTCGCGCTTGTCGCGGGTGATCTTGGTTCGATCCACGACAGCTTTACCACCATGAGCGGTCGCAAGGTCGAGCTCGGCATTTACTGCGCGCACGGCAAGGAAAGCGAATGCGACTACGCGATGGACAGCCTCAAGCGCTCCATGGTTTGGGATGAGAAGCGCTTTGGTCGCGAGTATGACCTCGACATTTTCAATATCGTTGCCGTTTCCGATTTCAACTTCGGCGCGATGGAGAACAAGGGTCTCAATATCTTCAACGATCGCCTCGTTTTCGCGAAGCCGGAAACCGCGACAGATGGCAATTACCACGGCATTGAACGGGTGATTGCGCATGAATACTTCCACAATTGGACCGGCAATCGCATCACCTGCCGCGACTGGTTCCAGCTGTGTCTGAAGGAAGGTTTTACCGTCTATCGCGATCAGGAATTCACCAGCGACGAGCGGAGCCGACCGGTGCAGCGCATCCATGATGTGCAGAATTTACGCGCCTCGCAATTCCCGGAAGATGCTGGTCCTTTGGCGCATCCGCCGCTTCCGGATAGCTTCCGCGAGATCAACAACTTCTACACCACCACCGTCTACGAAAAGGGCGCGGAAGTGGTGCGGATGCTAGCGACGCTGCTCGGTGAAGAGGGTTTCCGCAAGGCCTCGGACCTTTACTTCGACCGGCATGATGGGGAAGCCACGACCATCGAAGCTTTCCTCAAGGTGTTTGAGGATGCCTCGGGGCGCGACCTTAGCCAATTTGCCATCTGGTATCATGAAGCAGGGACGCCGAAGGTTTCTGTCTCCGATAGCTATGATGCCGCGAGCCAGACTTATACGCTGACGCTGAGCCAGACTATCGAGCCAACGCCCGGTCAGCCGACCAAACAGGACCGCGTTATTCCGGTGCGTTTCGGGCTTTTGGGTCCGAATGGCAGCGAGATGACTTGGACCGCGGTTTCTGGCGGGGTGGTTGAGGACGATCTCATCGTTCTCGACAAGGGTGAGATGACACTGACGTTTACGGGCGTTGCCAATAAGCCAGTGCCGTCGCTGTTCCGTGGCTTCTCGGCGCCAGTGAAGGTTGAGAGCAATCTCAGCCAGAACGATTTGTTGTTCTTGGCGCAGCACGACCGTGACCCATTTAACCGCTGGGATGCGGTGCAAACGGCCACCACGAAACTGATGGTCGACGCGGTCGCGGGCAAGGCTTGGACAGAAAGCGCCATCAGCAAGCTTGGTGCAGCGCTGGTTGATACGCTGGAAAACGGCAATCTTGACGATGCGTTTAAGGCGCAAGCGCTGGAAATTCCGGGCACGGGTGGCATTCTCCGCGCCATCGGTAAGGGGGTGAACCCCGAAGTTGTCCGTGACGTGCGCAACTCGCTGCTCCGCGAACTCATCGCGCCAATCGCTGATACGCTCGAAAAGCACTATCACGCGCTGGCGTCTGATGCCCCCTATTCGCCCGATGCAAAACCTGCTGGTCGACGGTCGCTGCGCAATCAGCTGCTGGTGTTGCTGGTGGGTGGTTCGGATCGCGGCGCAGCTTTGGCCAAGGCGCAATATGATAGCGCCGCCAATATGACCGATCGCTATGCGGCGTTGAGCTATGCTTCGGCCTATAACACTGCCGATGCACAGGCGATCCTTGGGGATTTCCGGACCCGCTTTACGGCAGACCCGCTGGTTCTCGACAAGTGGTTGATGGCCACGGCGATGTCGAGCGACGATGGTGTGGTGGAACGGATCAAGGCCATTATGACCGATCCAGAGTTCCCAAAAACCAATCCGAACCGTGTGCGGTCTCTGGTCGCCAGCTTTGCAATGAGCAATCTAGTGCAGTTTACGCGCCTCGACGGCAGCGGATTCCGCGTTGTGACGGACACCGTTGCGGAAATGGACAAGATCAACCCGCAGGTGGCCAGCCGCATTCTCACCGGGTTCCGGATTTTGCCAAACTTGGAAGCCCGCCGACAGGCCCTTGGTCGTTCTGCGTTGGAAAGCCTGCGCGCTCAGCCGAACCTCAGCCGAAACGTTAGCGAGATCCTCGACCGTATTCTCGCAGGCTAA
- a CDS encoding ABC transporter ATP-binding protein, with amino-acid sequence MFRWFESRIDAYPHNDPVEPPKTLLGFCLHYSHGAKKWLAAMTVMGAGVAILEISLFGFMGSIVDWLGTADRATFLANEGWKLAGMAVLLLIVIPVLQFADTLVIHQTLLGNFPQRIRWMAHRYLIRQSMSYFQDEFAGRIGAKLMQTSLAVREVVMKVLDVTVYVAVYFTGAIVLAFMSDPWLAVPFIVWLVLYILLLRHFIPRLGKVSELQADARSVMTGRIVDSYTNIATVKLFSHSKREESYARESMDGFLDTVHSQMRLVTLLTTTITVMNCVLLFSVFAVGIGQWLNGNMTPGAIAVAAALVLRFQGMSQWIMWEMSALFENIGVVRDGISSISLPRVVADKPSAKPIGRVTGDIKFENVSFHYGKDKGVIEGLDLHIQPGEKIGLVGRSGAGKSTIVNLLLRFYDRQSGRILIDGQDIAEITQDSLRANIGVVTQDTSLLHRSVRDNILYGRPDASEEMMRAAAEKAEAIGFIPGLTDAKGRTGFDAHVGERGVKLSGGQRQRIAIARVLLKNAPILVLDEATSALDSEVEAAIQEQLVSLMDGKTVIAIAHRLSTIAMMDRLIVLDKGQIVEQGPHSQLLSSGGIYSQLWSRQSGGFLDPDV; translated from the coding sequence ATGTTCCGTTGGTTTGAAAGCCGCATCGACGCCTATCCGCACAACGATCCCGTCGAACCGCCAAAAACCCTGTTGGGCTTTTGCCTGCATTACAGTCACGGTGCCAAAAAGTGGCTTGCTGCCATGACAGTGATGGGAGCCGGGGTGGCGATCCTTGAGATTTCCCTCTTCGGCTTCATGGGCTCCATCGTTGATTGGCTCGGCACTGCCGACCGCGCAACCTTCCTTGCAAACGAGGGCTGGAAGCTGGCCGGCATGGCCGTGCTTCTGCTCATCGTCATTCCTGTTTTGCAGTTCGCCGATACGCTGGTGATCCACCAGACCCTGCTCGGCAACTTCCCTCAGCGTATCCGCTGGATGGCGCACCGCTATCTCATTCGCCAGTCGATGAGCTATTTCCAGGACGAGTTCGCGGGTCGCATCGGCGCAAAGCTGATGCAGACCTCGCTGGCCGTGCGCGAAGTGGTGATGAAGGTCCTCGACGTCACTGTTTATGTGGCCGTCTACTTCACCGGCGCAATCGTCTTGGCGTTTATGAGCGACCCTTGGCTCGCGGTGCCCTTCATCGTTTGGCTGGTGCTCTACATTCTGCTGTTGCGCCACTTCATTCCGCGCCTCGGTAAGGTGTCCGAGCTACAGGCAGACGCGCGCTCGGTCATGACCGGTCGTATCGTCGATAGCTACACCAACATCGCTACCGTAAAACTCTTCTCGCACTCCAAGCGCGAAGAGAGCTATGCCCGCGAAAGCATGGATGGTTTTCTCGATACCGTCCATTCTCAGATGCGCCTCGTCACTCTGCTCACCACCACCATTACGGTGATGAACTGCGTGTTGTTGTTCTCGGTCTTTGCCGTCGGCATTGGCCAGTGGCTCAACGGCAATATGACCCCCGGTGCCATTGCCGTTGCCGCTGCGTTGGTTCTGCGTTTCCAGGGCATGAGCCAGTGGATCATGTGGGAAATGTCAGCACTGTTCGAAAACATCGGCGTGGTGCGCGATGGCATTTCCTCCATTTCGCTACCACGTGTGGTTGCTGACAAGCCGAGCGCAAAGCCTATTGGCCGCGTCACCGGCGACATCAAATTTGAAAACGTTTCCTTCCACTACGGCAAGGATAAGGGCGTTATCGAAGGTCTCGATCTGCATATTCAGCCGGGTGAAAAAATCGGCCTCGTCGGCCGCTCCGGCGCGGGCAAATCGACCATCGTCAACCTGCTCTTGCGCTTCTATGACCGTCAATCGGGCCGCATCCTTATCGACGGGCAGGATATTGCTGAAATCACGCAGGATAGCCTACGCGCCAATATCGGCGTTGTGACCCAAGACACTTCGCTGCTGCATCGCTCCGTACGCGATAACATTCTCTATGGTCGCCCCGATGCGTCCGAAGAGATGATGCGCGCCGCAGCCGAAAAGGCGGAGGCCATCGGCTTCATTCCCGGCCTGACCGACGCGAAGGGGCGCACGGGTTTTGACGCTCATGTGGGCGAGCGTGGGGTAAAGCTCTCTGGTGGGCAACGTCAGCGCATCGCCATAGCCCGCGTGCTCCTCAAGAATGCGCCGATCCTCGTTCTCGATGAAGCCACCTCCGCTCTCGACAGCGAAGTGGAAGCAGCAATTCAGGAACAGTTGGTCTCGCTGATGGACGGCAAAACCGTCATCGCCATCGCTCATCGTCTCTCGACCATCGCCATGATGGATCGTTTGATCGTGCTCGATAAAGGCCAGATCGTCGAGCAGGGCCCTCACAGCCAGCTCCTCTCCTCCGGCGGCATTTACTCCCAACTCTGGTCCCGCCAATCCGGCGGATTTTTGGACCCAGACGTCTAA
- a CDS encoding type II toxin-antitoxin system RelB/DinJ family antitoxin — protein MAAKTSMLHVRIDDDLKAKASEALANVGLTVSDAVRILLTRVAHEGTLPPGLIADPVAYDEWFRAKVQQALESDAPTQSHEKAMSTLRSHLKS, from the coding sequence ATGGCCGCAAAAACCAGCATGCTCCACGTTCGTATCGATGACGATCTCAAAGCTAAGGCATCTGAGGCTTTGGCCAATGTTGGTCTCACCGTATCCGATGCAGTTCGCATACTGCTCACCCGTGTTGCGCACGAAGGCACACTGCCACCGGGTTTGATTGCGGATCCCGTCGCTTACGATGAGTGGTTTCGGGCGAAAGTCCAACAAGCGCTTGAAAGCGACGCCCCAACGCAGTCGCATGAAAAGGCGATGTCTACGCTGCGCTCTCACCTCAAGTCTTAG
- a CDS encoding glycoside hydrolase family 2 protein, whose amino-acid sequence MAVPAYNAALSLGGDFSLRAISRDIATTIALPGDVHTALLNADLIPDPYWGENEKQVLWVGETAWTMDRVFSAKEADIDGYLTLTLSEVDCIATIFLNGEEIARTDNTFIRYDIDVTGKVRLGDNTLRLEFAVAEDIANARAAAHPFPIPFTKNYQTNGLKGIPMNFIRKPACHAGWDWGICTMPVGVYGTMSLRKSRLARQESVQVDQVHGKTTVELSIKTIVHAFAHGEVEVAHTIGGHQILDRVAVQKGENVLTHNVTIHDPKLWWPAGQGEQHLYDLVTDLEGEVTTRKIGLRDLQWVIEKDEIDHTFKCRINGRDITMMGANWIPADAIPSRITPEVVGDLLASAKAANMNMLRIWGGGQFEPDWFYDKCDELGILIWHDFMFACMSYPSNREFLASIETEVTQQVRRLSHHACIALWCGDNEVIGSLDWYPETKKDKERYIANYDRVNSLLHRIVEDEDPIRRFWPSSPSLGYMDFSDGWHSDTRGDLHYWDVWHSAKSFEAYRTVNPRFASEFGFQSFTSMNVIETFSEEKDRNPSSPVMENHQRNAGGNARILETMTRYFRFPRDFTQMVFLSQIQQGLAIKTAIEYWRSTKPRCMGTLYWQINDLWPVASWSSLDYGGQWKLMHYMARRFFLPINVVAVPQHTELRTNTRGIPVEGQLPSEIVLKAINDTGHAATIALEVLAVRVSGGQRQLWSGNAAVGPDAAIAVTEIATSTLAEDEFLYFIWKDANGTILGENDFFLKPYKAFELPQANVSSKWSEANGQPVLTLEADAPAFFVTATTNVPGYFSDNAVTLLPGRPVSLTFTSRRGAEVSVATLSEGLTVQHLAETF is encoded by the coding sequence ATGGCCGTTCCGGCGTATAACGCCGCCCTGTCTTTGGGCGGTGACTTTTCGTTGCGCGCTATCTCGCGCGACATTGCGACCACCATCGCTCTGCCGGGCGACGTGCATACCGCGCTCTTGAATGCCGATTTGATCCCCGATCCCTATTGGGGCGAGAACGAAAAGCAGGTGCTTTGGGTCGGTGAAACCGCTTGGACCATGGATCGCGTCTTCTCCGCGAAAGAGGCCGATATTGATGGCTATCTGACCCTGACGCTTTCAGAGGTCGATTGTATCGCCACGATCTTCCTCAACGGCGAAGAGATTGCCCGCACGGACAACACCTTCATCCGCTACGACATCGACGTGACCGGCAAAGTACGCCTTGGCGACAACACTCTGCGCCTTGAGTTCGCCGTTGCCGAAGACATTGCCAACGCCCGCGCCGCAGCGCACCCATTCCCCATTCCCTTCACCAAAAACTACCAGACCAATGGGCTGAAGGGCATTCCGATGAACTTCATTCGCAAGCCCGCATGCCACGCGGGTTGGGATTGGGGCATCTGCACCATGCCGGTTGGCGTCTATGGCACCATGAGCCTGCGCAAATCGCGCCTCGCTCGTCAGGAAAGCGTGCAGGTCGATCAGGTGCACGGCAAAACCACCGTTGAGCTTTCGATCAAAACCATCGTTCACGCTTTCGCTCATGGCGAGGTTGAAGTCGCCCACACCATCGGTGGACATCAGATCCTTGATCGTGTTGCGGTCCAAAAGGGCGAGAACGTCCTCACCCACAATGTCACGATCCACGATCCAAAACTGTGGTGGCCAGCAGGGCAGGGCGAACAGCATCTTTATGACCTCGTCACCGACCTTGAAGGCGAAGTCACCACCCGCAAGATTGGCCTACGCGACCTCCAATGGGTGATCGAGAAGGACGAGATCGACCACACCTTCAAGTGCCGGATCAATGGTCGCGACATCACCATGATGGGCGCCAATTGGATCCCAGCTGATGCGATCCCTTCGCGCATCACGCCAGAAGTTGTTGGCGATCTCCTCGCCAGCGCCAAAGCGGCCAATATGAACATGCTGCGCATTTGGGGCGGTGGGCAGTTCGAGCCCGATTGGTTCTACGACAAATGCGATGAGCTCGGCATTCTCATCTGGCACGACTTCATGTTCGCCTGCATGAGCTATCCGTCCAACCGTGAGTTCCTGGCGTCCATCGAAACGGAAGTCACCCAGCAGGTCCGCCGTCTGTCGCACCACGCTTGCATCGCCCTCTGGTGCGGCGATAACGAGGTCATTGGCTCGCTCGATTGGTATCCCGAAACCAAGAAGGACAAAGAGCGCTACATAGCCAATTATGACCGCGTAAATTCGCTTCTCCATCGCATCGTCGAAGACGAAGACCCAATCCGTCGGTTCTGGCCGTCCTCGCCTTCGCTGGGCTATATGGACTTCTCCGATGGCTGGCATTCCGACACGCGCGGTGACCTCCACTATTGGGACGTCTGGCACTCCGCCAAAAGCTTTGAAGCCTACCGCACGGTCAATCCGCGCTTTGCCTCCGAATTCGGCTTCCAGAGCTTCACCTCAATGAATGTCATCGAGACCTTCTCTGAGGAAAAGGATCGCAATCCATCGTCGCCCGTCATGGAAAACCACCAGCGCAATGCGGGCGGCAATGCGCGCATTCTCGAAACCATGACGCGCTACTTCCGCTTCCCGCGCGATTTCACCCAGATGGTGTTCCTGTCGCAAATCCAGCAGGGTCTCGCGATCAAGACGGCCATTGAATATTGGCGTTCCACCAAGCCGCGCTGCATGGGCACACTCTATTGGCAGATCAACGATCTCTGGCCGGTCGCGTCTTGGTCTTCGCTCGATTACGGCGGTCAGTGGAAGCTGATGCACTATATGGCGCGCCGCTTCTTCTTGCCTATCAATGTTGTCGCCGTGCCTCAGCACACCGAATTGCGCACCAATACGCGTGGCATTCCCGTTGAAGGCCAGCTGCCGAGTGAAATCGTCCTCAAGGCAATCAATGACACAGGCCACGCCGCAACGATCGCGCTCGAAGTCCTCGCGGTTCGCGTTTCCGGCGGGCAACGGCAGCTGTGGTCGGGCAATGCCGCTGTCGGTCCCGATGCGGCCATTGCTGTAACCGAAATTGCCACGAGCACCCTTGCTGAGGACGAATTCCTCTACTTCATCTGGAAAGACGCCAACGGAACTATTCTGGGCGAGAACGACTTCTTCCTCAAACCCTACAAGGCTTTTGAACTGCCGCAAGCGAATGTCTCGTCCAAGTGGAGCGAGGCGAATGGTCAGCCGGTCCTTACCCTTGAGGCGGACGCCCCCGCATTCTTTGTCACGGCGACGACCAATGTTCCGGGCTATTTCTCCGACAATGCGGTCACACTTCTGCCGGGTCGTCCTGTGTCGCTCACCTTCACATCACGCCGCGGCGCGGAGGTTAGCGTTGCAACGCTGTCAGAGGGTTTGACGGTTCAGCACCTCGCTGAAACCTTCTAA
- a CDS encoding DMT family transporter: MAFPVLPVENRVNTAIGFLMLSQVVLLVLDISAKWLALSGMPTTEIVFVRYGMHFILLMLLFLPVQGKNLFRSGNIKLELVRGFCLFSTTSLNFWAMSYLALTVTSAIAFTAPLMVCALSGPMLGEKVGWRRWMAIGIGFIGTLIIVRPGSEAFHPAAFISLGCAVFLALFTIFTRKLAGVDAALTQQFYASIVPITLLAPVALTGWVWPQSSISWAAFFVMGAAGLFGHILNSTALRYAGASILAPFTYVSLVYLSIASWLIFNEPPDAWFILGASIIIGSGIYIWLRERKVARQAAAVPLVD, encoded by the coding sequence ATGGCTTTTCCTGTTTTGCCGGTCGAGAACCGCGTCAACACCGCCATTGGCTTCCTGATGCTGTCCCAAGTCGTGCTGCTGGTGCTCGATATTTCGGCCAAATGGCTGGCGCTCTCGGGCATGCCGACCACCGAAATCGTCTTCGTGCGCTATGGCATGCACTTCATTTTGCTCATGCTGCTCTTCCTCCCGGTGCAGGGCAAAAACCTGTTCCGCTCGGGCAATATCAAGCTTGAGCTTGTGCGCGGCTTTTGCCTGTTTAGCACCACCTCGCTCAACTTCTGGGCGATGAGCTATCTGGCCCTCACCGTCACCAGCGCCATTGCCTTCACGGCGCCTCTCATGGTCTGCGCTCTGTCCGGTCCCATGCTGGGCGAAAAGGTGGGCTGGCGTCGCTGGATGGCCATCGGCATTGGCTTTATCGGCACGCTGATCATCGTCCGCCCCGGCTCTGAGGCCTTCCACCCCGCGGCATTCATCAGCCTTGGCTGCGCGGTCTTCCTCGCACTCTTCACCATTTTCACCCGCAAACTTGCGGGGGTAGATGCCGCGCTGACGCAACAATTTTACGCCAGCATTGTGCCGATCACGCTTTTGGCTCCCGTGGCCCTCACGGGCTGGGTCTGGCCACAAAGCTCGATCTCTTGGGCTGCGTTCTTTGTTATGGGTGCCGCCGGGCTCTTCGGGCACATCTTAAACTCCACAGCGCTCCGATACGCGGGCGCATCCATCCTTGCGCCCTTCACCTATGTCAGCCTCGTCTATCTCTCGATTGCCAGCTGGTTGATTTTCAACGAGCCGCCGGATGCTTGGTTTATCCTGGGCGCCTCGATCATCATCGGCTCGGGTATTTATATCTGGCTGCGCGAGCGCAAAGTGGCGCGACAAGCCGCTGCCGTTCCCCTCGTCGATTAA